ttctaTCAATATTAGTCTTAGTCCTTCTGATTCATCtcatcctctctctctctctctctctctctctcagagTACCGTTTCTTCCTTACTTTTCTTTGTGGTCAgtagttaaagaaaaaaagcttCAGCTGCTTTGCAGAAATGGAGAAAGATGTTGTCAAGAAGGTGAGTGGATGGATCAAGGGTGAGGTGAAATATTACACTTGCTTCTATAAGGTGGTCTTATTCATCACAGGTATTTCCCAgctagaaatttaattttttattattacataaATCAAGTCCTGGGagttcattaatttgaaatttttctaaaattttctttcagcTGCGGTTTACTGCCACAATGTTGTGAATTATAACGTACTAGGTGTCTTGGTGACATACTTCACTCTTAATTTGAAGAAAGACACCATCTGCAGATCAGCACTACTTGTGAATGTGCGGGAGGGGCTACAAATACTGGTGAAAGCGGGGGCCTATTACATAAGGTCTGATTTCAGAAAGATCATTATCTCCTCAACTGCTGCCTACATTCCGGTAAGTTTCTTCTGGTGGAGGAGTGAAGTCAAACGCATAGATTTTGTAGGAAAAAGTAGAATCTTCTTGTTATTGCAAACATTTATTGCTTAATTACAATATGACATtctaaattctttaatttaatctaTGATTAACTAAtcagtttttttaatttcaaattatttttaaaaattataagatttattaaagaatttaaaatattaatcatgtctattatttttttatgatcattatatatatatatatatatatatatatatatatattgagttttaaattagtttttaaaattattaaacttattgataaattcaatataaggtctcacttgatttgaaattaattttctctaatgaaaaaaatgggaagaccaattctctatttcactttgttttacaaATTGTTTCTAAACAACAACAACTCaataatggtataaattttttaaaaacaattttgtttttaaaatcacatgtccaaataagtttttattatttagaaaaaaaaaaaaaacactcccaaggattttttttaaatgaaaataaaaaaatgatttcaattatgtacattatgagtttttttttaataaaaataaaaataaaaaagtttattttaaatcatatgtataaatattattgataatttggttatttatttttctcattttcattcctaattttactaaacattgaaatgaaacaaattatCGGTCTAGCCTTACATTCTTATATAAatccaaacataaaaattaaaattaccaaaTCCATTCTTATTCTCTCTTGAATAGGaacagaaacaaaatattcatttctattcatCATTCCTGTAACAAACAAGCCCTTagtgttttcctttttgtttagtGAGCTTGtccttccttattttcttcttccatcTATATCGGTGTTAGGGTAATGGATTTGAAACCCTAGGAATTGAACATGATTGTttcaaatataagagaaatCATACAGTTTTAATTGGAGAAAATAGATATTAGATTACCCATTCATTCTGTTGGAAACAGTCCCATTACTATCCATTTCTTTTATCTCTTATAGTGTCTAGTTTTGTCAAGAATGTCGCtttgtaattttgttttgataatttattcttaaaagaaCTCGAAAATTGTTGCTACAGGGTCTTGTGATGTTTTACCTATCAGCCTCAAACCGAATTCCAAACACCAGTTTTGGACTATACATGTTTCTTTCTGTTCTAATAGCAGTTGGTAAAGCTGGAGGTGTGtctttcttaaaaacatatCTTTTGGAAATAGCTGGCCCTGAAAACATATCAGGTATCAAGTGGCGAACAAGTATATGGTTGTCCCTATCTGGGCTCTTGCTTCTGTTTCCCACTCCCTTAAATTTCGATGAACCTTGGTCAAGAATGTTTTTGAATTCAATGTATATGGTAGGAGCTGCTTCCTTCTTGTCCTTCTGTGGCAGCTTATTCTCCCATCAGAGACATCATCCCGACACAAAAACTGAGAGCACCGAAAGGCATCGCAAGTACCCTGATACTTCTGATGAGTATCACCTAAAAAATGATCATCAAACTCTTCCTCCTGATCAGCCCTTCAACAACGATGGTAATCAACTGCCCGAATCATCACCGACTGCTGGTGCAGAAGCACAACAGAAAAGCCCATCACTTTGTTCTGTGAAGcaagaaaatgtaggaaagCTTCTTTTAAGAATGATTCCTATGTGGAGTGCTTTTATCGTGTTTGGTCTGGTAATGTCAACTGCAGACACTTTCTTTAGTGTGCAACATAACAACATGGACCATCAAATCGATATTACTTATTTCCTTTTAGCTAAGGGCGGGTTAAAGGTAGTTAGTGCCTGTCTGTGTAAGTTCCTGGTTTCAAGAAGGATCTCTAGAAGCGAACAAAATCTTGCTCTCAAAATGATAATTTGTCTTGGAATGACGTTTTCTGTATTATGCCCTAGTTTTGCATGGCAAGTTGAAGTTCAGAGATTGAAAATAGTTCACGAAAGGGGATTACATGGCGTGTTAGAAGGCACAAAAGTGCCCATGAGTGACTCGAGGCTAGCTCCCCAATTCTGCCTGTGGGGACTTGCGGAAGGGCTTGCTACAAGTGGGCTGGACAAGTTCTTCAGTTATCATGTTTCCAAATCTATGGAGGACTACGGATCAGAGGTATTCAATACAATTCCTATTGGGATCGGTAGCTTCCTCAGCGTAGTTTGTGTTTCAGCAGGCAAAGGGTGGTTTGGCAACACCTTAAACCAGAGTCGTTTGGACAATTATTACCGGATGATAACAGTCCTGGCTTGGATAAACCTATGTTGGTTCTTCTTCATATCAACATTTTACTCAACAAAGAAGGAGGTGGTGGAGGAGGAGGCGGATGAGGGTATACGGCTACAAGAAATCATAGTGGAAGTTGGTTAATTTAGAACTTTCATAGCTGCTTCAATCCATTTTTATGGATATCTCTCGAAGAGAGTGGTCAATACTTAATGAGCttgacaaattattttttaattcttttgtgaCAACATGGTTAATGTTgaatatcttcatttttttattataaatattagagTACATTGATGAAATAGTAGATAACTAtttgtcacaagatgcttcaaatgaccctctcATGGGGGTTATATAGAGGGCAGGAAGCTTGTgcagactcctggagccatctacactaagccattggtaggaagagtgtggaaggttctagagatgtccacacatctctataCTATGGTAGAAGgtatgagaggagtccaaggttttctagaaaattctagGGATCTCTTATATATTATTGTACCTaggcttgtacatagaattgtgttGGATATTCTagattattcttgatttgtaaggaatcCTCTAAGGTTCCAGAAACTtcctaaggtgcctataaataagTGAGACCTTCATTTGACCAAGGCATCACCCAAaccacttcctaaccaagcaagtgagttccaaagcacttgtaaagcttcctttgaTCAATAAAACTCTCATTCTTTAAGTGTTACATACTACACCCTCTAAAGCTTCTAAGTCAGGTACATCTTCACCTAGCAAGTTAAGCATCGAGAGTAAGGTTGACTTAGCAAggtcaagtgtcttgacttttCTAGTGCCGCATAAGCATAGGACAAAAACTAAGTTCGTGACATACTACTCTTATGTTATACACTATATATATCATTACAATCGAGTAGGGTAAATGATTCTCTCGTTTGAGACCTATGTTGTATTTTTTGttaagaatattattattattaataatttattttttgggggaATAGTAAGTTCATCGATTTTTCTCTCCTATGATAGTTTATTggaattttatcttaaattgtATTCAAAACTTAGCATAGTCTGTtaatattttaggaaatatatagagatgggaaaaaaaatggaaggaaaagttTTTGGTTGAGCCAAGGAGGTCTAAGTCCTATCAACCTAACCAACTCAGGATTTTGCAAAAAATACAACAATTTGAGAaatgttgtaaaacaaagtgagaaaagaagaaaacaagaaagagagaatAGAATGCACAGGAAAACTCTATAGAATTTCATTAGGGGTCCTTCCATTTTATAAGGAGTTACacaagatatttatggatgatcatccacaagttactATAGTGGtataaaatctcatattttataatatgagTCTTGGATAATCGTaaaaatatgtctcattaaaaccctACTAGGAAAAACATTATGGGAAAAAtcctagtgaaggaaaaaaagtataatattcttataattctttaagttgctCTTGGTATGTTAAGACTAtttcgttaaaaaccttgctagtaaaacccAGTAAaacaaaacctggacgaaggaaaaaagagtataGTACACTAATACCCTTTTACgagcatactccccctcatgtcgatatccttgagttgacgtattccaatcttgtgtattaacttcttgaatgttgaggttgacaatAGTTGTGTGAATAAAtatgctagattatcacttaagcgcatttgttgcacatcaatttcaccactcttctggagttcatgtgtacaaaagaattttggtgaaatgtgtttagttctatcttcTTTAATGTAACTCCctattatttgtgcaatgcatgcaacattattttcaaataatgttgttaggtcacctttgatagaggagagttcacatgattcccgaatatactggatcatagatcttaaccatatacattcacgacttgcttcatgaattgctagtatttctaaatgatttgatgatgtgactACCATTATTTGTTTGATATATCTTGATCCATGAAATATTAATACCGttgtaattaaacacataccctatttgtgacctacctttataTGGATCAAAAATATATCCTGCATCtacatatccaagcaattgttactttgattcccttgagtaaaacaGACTCATATCAGTAGTTCTGCAAAGATAacacaatatatgtttgataccattccaatgtcttcgagttggagcggaactgtatcttgttaataaattgacagaaaaagcaatgtcgGAACGtatacaattggcaagatacataagtgcaccaatagtactaagatatggtacttcaggaccaagtaattcttcatcttttttgcAATGACAAAATGAGTCCTTTTTCTCATCAAGTAATTgaacaaccattggagaacttaaaaaatgtgatttatCCATATAAGGATTGTTGTAACTTAATTGAGTACATGTTATGAGGCTTTGTACAATTTGCTTTAGgtaatttaaatcatttagggattttcatgtatatattattattatctatggACCCgtataaatatgttataataacatccatgagacacATATCTAGTTCTTCTGAGATTGctaaactaattaagaaatgaaatgtgATTGTGCCCATGACGGTAgagtatgtttcctcgtagtcaatactaAGTCTCTaagagaaaccttgtgctactaatgatactttatatcttatgatctcattattcttatAGTGTTTTCGTACAAATACGCATTTGTACTCAACAgactttacatcttcaggtgtttggactacaggtccaaaaacttctcgttttgttaatgagtttaactctgcTTGCATAACTTCTTTCTATTTTGGCCAATTATTTCTATGttgacattcttccacatttcgttgTTCaggattttcatcatttcttatgatattggAGGCCACTTGATAAgcgaaaatattgttaataataatattatttcgatcccatttttctcccgtaTATACATAACTTACTAAGATCTCATAATTTTCAAGTACCTGTatctcttcaggggcttcttgttcaatatgtgttTTAGGTGTCAGTTTGCATGGATTTTTTGTGATGCTGCATTGTATTTTCCTAGGGAATAAGATATGTATCCAGCAGCTGTCATGGGAGATCAGTACTAACTCAGTTCCAGAAGGTTGTCAATGTTACCGATTTTGAACTTCAATATTCAGCTCAACATAGTTTTAGGATGTCACATTAGGCAATCTGGAAGTTTCATTCATCTAGTTCAGATGTGTAAGTTCTGACATTCAGCTTGGCAAATTTTGGAATGATAATCGGATCCAGGATGGCATGGCACTCTGTTTGAGCAGGAAGAGTTTTGGAGTTTGGGGTTGGTGGACAAGATGTGTCGCTGAAAAGAGATTGATGCCTACTATTGAGCTTCTCAATCACTTGGTTTAGAAATTATAGTTTTAGGTCAcaggaaaatgagaaaaaaaaaaaagtgcaatgCACCCAAGGTCCACCACAAAAACatatgaaggaaagaaaaggaaaaaaagaaaaaacacccaaAGATATAAACAAGGCTCCTAATTGTAACTTTTCAAAAGTCATCATCTCAATCAATTTAGAGGGCCGACTTAGCAAAagatacaaacaaaaaaatctgAAAAGAATTGATCTACTACTCTAAATCATGACTCCAATTCCCTTAAAT
The sequence above is drawn from the Vitis riparia cultivar Riparia Gloire de Montpellier isolate 1030 chromosome 6, EGFV_Vit.rip_1.0, whole genome shotgun sequence genome and encodes:
- the LOC117915716 gene encoding protein NRT1/ PTR FAMILY 5.4-like, yielding MEKDVVKKVSGWIKGEVKYYTCFYKVVLFITAAVYCHNVVNYNVLGVLVTYFTLNLKKDTICRSALLVNVREGLQILVKAGAYYIRSDFRKIIISSTAAYIPGLVMFYLSASNRIPNTSFGLYMFLSVLIAVGKAGGVSFLKTYLLEIAGPENISGIKWRTSIWLSLSGLLLLFPTPLNFDEPWSRMFLNSMYMVGAASFLSFCGSLFSHQRHHPDTKTESTERHRKYPDTSDEYHLKNDHQTLPPDQPFNNDGNQLPESSPTAGAEAQQKSPSLCSVKQENVGKLLLRMIPMWSAFIVFGLVMSTADTFFSVQHNNMDHQIDITYFLLAKGGLKVVSACLCKFLVSRRISRSEQNLALKMIICLGMTFSVLCPSFAWQVEVQRLKIVHERGLHGVLEGTKVPMSDSRLAPQFCLWGLAEGLATSGLDKFFSYHVSKSMEDYGSEVFNTIPIGIGSFLSVVCVSAGKGWFGNTLNQSRLDNYYRMITVLAWINLCWFFFISTFYSTKKEVVEEEADEGIRLQEIIVEVG